A genomic segment from Diospyros lotus cultivar Yz01 chromosome 5, ASM1463336v1, whole genome shotgun sequence encodes:
- the LOC127802380 gene encoding probable pectinesterase 29, with protein MPCLRSILQFFALQFLSLGGSKKNPDQAITIRYDAKHKPKLKHIFETSLVVDQSGHGNFTAVQAAIDSVKPNNHAWARIQVKAGVYSEKVTIPSEKQFIFLEGESRRRTVIQWGDAGSVAYSSTFTLLADNFVAKNIAFKNTYNLNLQRTGGTRITWAPAATIQGDKASFYHCSFSSLQDTLSDSAGRHYFHSCLIEGAVDFIWGSGQSVYQNCTLNTTVALLGGGPGYITAQGRNSAKDRSGFVFKSGRVVGTGPAFLGRAYGAFSRVVFFRTSLADVIAPEGWSAWFHSGQE; from the exons ATGCCTTGTCTTCGCTCCATTCTTCAATTCTTCGCCCTTCAATTCCTCTCCCTGGGCGGCTCCAAGAAAAACCCCGATCAAGCGATCACGATCAGGTACGATGCTAAACATAAACCTAAACTCAAGCACATCTTTGAAACCAGCCTGGTCGTGGACCAGTCCGGCCACGGAAATTTCACCGCCGTTCAGGCCGCCATTGATTCCGTCAAGCCAAACAACCATGCATGGGCTCGCATCCAAGTCAAAGCCGGCGTTTACAG TGAAAAGGTTACGATTCCCTCGGAGAAACAGTTCATCTTTCTTGAAGGAGAAAGCAGAAGGAGAACTGTGATTCAGTGGGGAGATGCCGGAAGCGTCGCCTACAGCTCCACTTTCACACTGCTGGCTGATAATTTTGTGGCCAAGAACATAGCATTCAAG AACACATACAACCTAAACTTGCAACGAACGGGGGGGACCAGAATTACATGGGCACCAGCGGCCACAATACAAGGGGACAAAGCTTCTTTCTACCATTGTTCTTTCTCAAGCTTGCAAGACACCCTATCTGACTCTGCTGGCCGTCACTATTTCCACTCATGCTTGATTGAGGGTGCCGTGGATTTCATCTGGGGCAGTGGCCAATCCGTCTATCAG AATTGCACTTTGAACACCACGGTGGCGCTTCTGGGCGGCGGCCCCGGCTACATCACTGCTCAGGGGCGAAACAGCGCCAAAGACCGGAGCGGCTTCGTGTTCAAGTCCGGCAGAGTCGTGGGGACCGGTCCGGCGTTCCTGGGAAGAGCTTACGGAGCATTCTCCAGAGTGGTCTTTTTCCGGACAAGCTTGGCAGACGTAATTGCCCCAGAAGGATGGTCAGCCTGGTTCCATTCCGGCCAGGAGTAA
- the LOC127802381 gene encoding putative pectinesterase 52 isoform X1 has translation MPAIYLSCLSQPSRLNKERAWHWHFDPRMHSRAPFLVAFLLISAPFCLSAATDTCQVNRNNNANTIIVDQSGKGDFVKVQEAVDSVRSGNDQWTRIHVNPGIYKEHVEIPMGKPCILLEGSGLSQTIITGDGHAQTNSSATFTVSSNNFVAKRIAFENSYNRGAAVDSITEWEPAVAASVYGDKMAFHECAFLGFQDTLWDVQGRHYFNSCHIEGAVDFIWGSGQSVFEDCAINVTAGLLPKGVLAGFITAQGRQSATDPSGFVFIRGTVSGIGEAFLGRAYGPFSRVIYHGTTLEAVVAPAGWNAWKYQDHVKNFVYVEVDCGGPGADKSKRVPWETKSLSYSELQAFSRERFIDQDGWIGNQLA, from the exons ATGCCAGCAATTTACTTGTCTTGCCTATCGCAGCCATCCAGATTAAACAAGGAGAGAGCTTGGCATTGGCACTTCGACCCAAGGATGCACTCTCGGGCACCATTTCTGGTTGCTTTCTTGCTCATCTCTGCTCCTTTTTGTCTCTCCGCAGCAACAGATACGTGCCAAGTTAATCGAAACAATAATGCGAATACCATCATCGTTGATCAATCAGGGAAGGGAGATTTCGTTAAAGTTCAAGAGGCAGTTGATTCTGTTCGTTCTGGCAATGATCAGTGGACGCGCATCCATGTTAACCCCGGGATCTACAA GGAACATGTAGAAATTCCAATGGGGAAACCATGCATCCTTCTTGAGGGAAGTGGCCTTAGCCAAACGATAATCACAGGAGATGGGCATGCCCAGACGAACTCTAGTGCCACATTTACTGTGTCGTCGAACAATTTTGTCGCCAAAAGGATCGCCTTCGAG AATTCCTATAACAGGGGAGCTGCAGTAGATTCAATCACCGAGTGGGAACCGGCGGTTGCAGCGAGCGTTTACGGCGACAAAATGGCCTTCCACGAATGCGCTTTCCTGGGATTTCAAGACACTTTGTGGGACGTGCAAGGCCGCCATTACTTCAATTCCTGCCACATTGAAGGGGCTGTGGATTTCATTTGGGGCAGTGGCCAATCTGTTTTCGAGGACTGTGCCATAAACGTAACCGCCGGGCTACTGCCTAAAGGAGTTCTGGCAGGCTTCATTACGGCGCAGGGAAGGCAGTCCGCGACAGACCCGAGCGGCTTCGTGTTCATAAGGGGCACTGTTTCAGGGATCGGTGAAGCCTTTCTGGGGAGAGCTTATGGCCCTTTCTCCAGAGTCATATATCACGGGACAACGTTGGAAGCAGTGGTGGCTCCTGCCGGATGGAATGCTTGGAAGTACCAAGACCATGT AAAGAATTTCGTGTACGTTGAGGTCGACTGTGGAGGGCCGGGGGCCGACAAATCGAAGCGCGTCCCGTGGGAGACGAAGAGCCTCAGTTACTCGGAACTCCAGGCATTTTCAAGGGAAAGATTCATCGACCAAGATGGATGGATTGGCAATCAACTGgcgtaa
- the LOC127802381 gene encoding putative pectinesterase 52 isoform X3, with translation MRIPSSLINQGREISLKFKRQLILFVLAMISGRASMLTPGSTSTENVLSTEHVEIPMGKPCILLEGSGLSQTIITGDGHAQTNSSATFTVSSNNFVAKRIAFENSYNRGAAVDSITEWEPAVAASVYGDKMAFHECAFLGFQDTLWDVQGRHYFNSCHIEGAVDFIWGSGQSVFEDCAINVTAGLLPKGVLAGFITAQGRQSATDPSGFVFIRGTVSGIGEAFLGRAYGPFSRVIYHGTTLEAVVAPAGWNAWKYQDHVKNFVYVEVDCGGPGADKSKRVPWETKSLSYSELQAFSRERFIDQDGWIGNQLA, from the exons ATGCGAATACCATCATCGTTGATCAATCAGGGAAGGGAGATTTCGTTAAAGTTCAAGAGGCAGTTGATTCTGTTCGTTCTGGCAATGATCAGTGGACGCGCATCCATGTTAACCCCGGGATCTACAAGTACTGAAAACGTTCTTTCTAC GGAACATGTAGAAATTCCAATGGGGAAACCATGCATCCTTCTTGAGGGAAGTGGCCTTAGCCAAACGATAATCACAGGAGATGGGCATGCCCAGACGAACTCTAGTGCCACATTTACTGTGTCGTCGAACAATTTTGTCGCCAAAAGGATCGCCTTCGAG AATTCCTATAACAGGGGAGCTGCAGTAGATTCAATCACCGAGTGGGAACCGGCGGTTGCAGCGAGCGTTTACGGCGACAAAATGGCCTTCCACGAATGCGCTTTCCTGGGATTTCAAGACACTTTGTGGGACGTGCAAGGCCGCCATTACTTCAATTCCTGCCACATTGAAGGGGCTGTGGATTTCATTTGGGGCAGTGGCCAATCTGTTTTCGAGGACTGTGCCATAAACGTAACCGCCGGGCTACTGCCTAAAGGAGTTCTGGCAGGCTTCATTACGGCGCAGGGAAGGCAGTCCGCGACAGACCCGAGCGGCTTCGTGTTCATAAGGGGCACTGTTTCAGGGATCGGTGAAGCCTTTCTGGGGAGAGCTTATGGCCCTTTCTCCAGAGTCATATATCACGGGACAACGTTGGAAGCAGTGGTGGCTCCTGCCGGATGGAATGCTTGGAAGTACCAAGACCATGT AAAGAATTTCGTGTACGTTGAGGTCGACTGTGGAGGGCCGGGGGCCGACAAATCGAAGCGCGTCCCGTGGGAGACGAAGAGCCTCAGTTACTCGGAACTCCAGGCATTTTCAAGGGAAAGATTCATCGACCAAGATGGATGGATTGGCAATCAACTGgcgtaa
- the LOC127802381 gene encoding putative pectinesterase 52 isoform X2, with protein sequence MRIPSSLINQGREISLKFKRQLILFVLAMISGRASMLTPGSTSTENVLSTICCGCREHVEIPMGKPCILLEGSGLSQTIITGDGHAQTNSSATFTVSSNNFVAKRIAFENSYNRGAAVDSITEWEPAVAASVYGDKMAFHECAFLGFQDTLWDVQGRHYFNSCHIEGAVDFIWGSGQSVFEDCAINVTAGLLPKGVLAGFITAQGRQSATDPSGFVFIRGTVSGIGEAFLGRAYGPFSRVIYHGTTLEAVVAPAGWNAWKYQDHVKNFVYVEVDCGGPGADKSKRVPWETKSLSYSELQAFSRERFIDQDGWIGNQLA encoded by the exons ATGCGAATACCATCATCGTTGATCAATCAGGGAAGGGAGATTTCGTTAAAGTTCAAGAGGCAGTTGATTCTGTTCGTTCTGGCAATGATCAGTGGACGCGCATCCATGTTAACCCCGGGATCTACAAGTACTGAAAACGTTCTTTCTAC GATTTGTTGTGGATGCAGGGAACATGTAGAAATTCCAATGGGGAAACCATGCATCCTTCTTGAGGGAAGTGGCCTTAGCCAAACGATAATCACAGGAGATGGGCATGCCCAGACGAACTCTAGTGCCACATTTACTGTGTCGTCGAACAATTTTGTCGCCAAAAGGATCGCCTTCGAG AATTCCTATAACAGGGGAGCTGCAGTAGATTCAATCACCGAGTGGGAACCGGCGGTTGCAGCGAGCGTTTACGGCGACAAAATGGCCTTCCACGAATGCGCTTTCCTGGGATTTCAAGACACTTTGTGGGACGTGCAAGGCCGCCATTACTTCAATTCCTGCCACATTGAAGGGGCTGTGGATTTCATTTGGGGCAGTGGCCAATCTGTTTTCGAGGACTGTGCCATAAACGTAACCGCCGGGCTACTGCCTAAAGGAGTTCTGGCAGGCTTCATTACGGCGCAGGGAAGGCAGTCCGCGACAGACCCGAGCGGCTTCGTGTTCATAAGGGGCACTGTTTCAGGGATCGGTGAAGCCTTTCTGGGGAGAGCTTATGGCCCTTTCTCCAGAGTCATATATCACGGGACAACGTTGGAAGCAGTGGTGGCTCCTGCCGGATGGAATGCTTGGAAGTACCAAGACCATGT AAAGAATTTCGTGTACGTTGAGGTCGACTGTGGAGGGCCGGGGGCCGACAAATCGAAGCGCGTCCCGTGGGAGACGAAGAGCCTCAGTTACTCGGAACTCCAGGCATTTTCAAGGGAAAGATTCATCGACCAAGATGGATGGATTGGCAATCAACTGgcgtaa